CCGGCCTCTCGGAGCACGAAAAGGCCCTCGCACGATTGGCTGAGAAGCACACCCCCGTCAGCACGGTGCGCCTGCGAGAACTGTACGTTGCCGGGTGCCACGAGCGCGGCATCCCGCCATTGGCCCGGCGAACGTTCTCGAAGTGCCTTAGTCGGTTGATCGCGGCTGACCTTCTGCGCGTTACCGCCCGACCAGGCGCGGGTGGACGCCGCCTCGCGTACGTCGCGGACAAGTGAGGCTCGCCATCCGACCCGATGGTCCGTTTGGCACGCCGCGCGGCATAGGTTCAAGAAGCCCGCGGTCAAGAGTGCCTCCGTCGCGCGCCTGCGCGACCTTCAAAGCACCGCCCGGGCATTCCGCCGCGGTGCTCCTCATGCTGTCTTGAAACAAATCACTTCCTTGCGCGGCACGTGCGGATACCACGCGTCGGGCAAACGCCTTGGATTGGCGATCAAAGGCTGATCGATGCTGCGACCAGGTAATCACCAGGTTTCAGCTCGTTCAGCGGTAGCTCGATCGACCGGGAGTCTTCCCGTTGTCTTGGCCGCGCCGCGCGTGTCTTTCCTCCGTCTTGCGCTGTCTCGCGTGCGACAGTCGGTCCTCGCCCTCTCCTTCTGACCCGACTGCCCACGCTGTTGGGGCGCGTGCAGTCAAACGCATCGGCTTCCGCGGCCGATGCAGCGCATGCCCCCGCTCCGCTTCTCACGCCCCGCATCGTCAGGGCGAGCCGGTAAACGACACCTGGAATAGCGCGAAGTCGGCCATGTCCACGCCGACGTCGCGGTCGATGTCGGTTCGCAGGCAGCAGAGCATGGGTTCTATGCCGGGACCACTAAAGCACACGGCCAGGGTCTCGAACTCGGAGAAGTCTACGTCGCCGTCGAAGTCGAGGTCGCACGGGTTCCACGGTCCCAGGATTGGGCGGATGAGGGGATATCGATCGACCGCACCTCCGGGGCCGCCGGTTACGTACGGCTGGTCACAAATTGCGTCGCTGCCGGCCTCGGTCTGTTCCGGGCCGCAGAACTCGTCGATATTAGGGTGCCCGCTCCAGAAGTTACCGCCTTCGGCGTAACCGCCATCCCAGACGTTGCTGGCGCCGCTGTAGTCAGTCGCATGTTGCCCATTATTGATCAGAGCGTTGTGGTAAACCGCATTGTCGCTTCCCGCCAACACTATACCGGAATCTATGCTGCCCTCAACCCGGTTGCCAACCAGCACGCCCTGGTATGCATGCATGATGAGCATGCCTTGCCAATTCTCCGTGAGTGTGTTGCCCGATATCAAGAAGTCCCACGTCCCGCCCTGGAGCTCAATGCCCGCTCCAAACTGATTGTCGACACCGTTCCTAGCAAGCGAGTTGTTAACAATCGCGCACCCATCACCCGGGCCCAAATAGACACCGGTGCAAGTGCACAACAATACAGAGTTCTCCTGTACGACGACATCATGGCAGAAATCGCCATAGATCCCGTACTCGAACAGCAGTACGACGCTATTCCGTACAACGACATTGTGCCGGTTGCTAAAGTCGATGCCCACGAGTGCGCCGTTTCCGAGGATCACTCGCCCGTTGCCGTCGAACGTGACGTTGTCCGCGCCAAAATCGATGCACCAACCGGTCGCATCGGTTATGTCCGCGACGAGGATGACAATATCGTAATCGCCGTTGAGCATCGCGGAGCAGCTTTCGCAGGAGTCGCAGTAGCCGATCCGCTGAGCGCCCGCCGGCACGGAGCCTAGAAAGCACGCGACGTAAGCGCAGGTGCAGATGCGAAGTGCGGGAGCGATGCATCGTTGACGTGCATGGTCCTTCTGCATGAGTTGTGCTCCGGCCAGACCG
This DNA window, taken from Phycisphaerae bacterium, encodes the following:
- a CDS encoding right-handed parallel beta-helix repeat-containing protein; protein product: MQKDHARQRCIAPALRICTCAYVACFLGSVPAGAQRIGYCDSCESCSAMLNGDYDIVILVADITDATGWCIDFGADNVTFDGNGRVILGNGALVGIDFSNRHNVVVRNSVVLLFEYGIYGDFCHDVVVQENSVLLCTCTGVYLGPGDGCAIVNNSLARNGVDNQFGAGIELQGGTWDFLISGNTLTENWQGMLIMHAYQGVLVGNRVEGSIDSGIVLAGSDNAVYHNALINNGQHATDYSGASNVWDGGYAEGGNFWSGHPNIDEFCGPEQTEAGSDAICDQPYVTGGPGGAVDRYPLIRPILGPWNPCDLDFDGDVDFSEFETLAVCFSGPGIEPMLCCLRTDIDRDVGVDMADFALFQVSFTGSP